In Excalfactoria chinensis isolate bCotChi1 chromosome 5, bCotChi1.hap2, whole genome shotgun sequence, a single genomic region encodes these proteins:
- the HAUS2 gene encoding HAUS augmin-like complex subunit 2 has protein sequence MQSGGRRTRGGGSLRNSLSPHLPPPFETRGTGSPHGSPGSGTLSALRHTHRGRRPAARPSGSRRMAELSCGASAAAAPASSERRREARRSCGELTQCQNWGADPVGRSPWGSDEPTEMETLLEKCVAQGFVSQETLDSACEEFECFVRFEEREKMANIRAEINEKKLETELLQLEMEAADIVHPFHLSKKYQLLQDVNRHLEAVLKGKKRLRQRLIKPVCQETLPIKADFHKYVVELLTEAVTFIEKLENHLQTAKMIPQVPTFMKNLDIALTKTEVMVTDLEELTEQILQWREVQKEAYSDSICNTAGLDLGLST, from the exons ATGCAGTCAGGCGGCCGCCGCACCCGCGGGGGTGGCTCCCTCCGGAACAGCCTCTCGCCACACCTTCCCCCTCCTTTCGAAACCCGGGGCACCGGGAGCCCTCACGGCTCCCCCGGAAGCGGAACCCTGTCAGCCCTCCGTCACACCCACCGTGGTCGGCGGCCCGCGGCCCGCCCTTCCGGGTCGCGCAGGATGGCGGAGCTCAGCTGCGGGGCTTCCGCAGCAGCGGCGCCCGCCAGCTCCGAGCGCCGCCGAGAAGCACGGCGGTCTTGCGGCGAGCTGACGCAATGCCAGAATTGGGGCGCCGACCCGGTCGGCCGCAGCCCCTGGGGCTCGGACGAGCCCACGGAGATGGAGACCCTGCTGGAGAAATGCGTGGCGCAGGGCTTCGTGAGTCAG GAGACATTGGACTCGGCCTGTGAAGAATTCGAGTGCTTTGTGAGATttgaagagagggaaaaaatggcaaACATTCGAGCAGAAATCAATGAG AAGAAGCTGGAAACTGAACTTCTGCAATTGGAGATGGAGGCAGCAGACATAGTTCATCCTTTTCATTTAA GTAAAAAGTACCAGCTATTGCAAGATGTGAACAGACACTTGGAAGCAgttctgaaagggaagaaaagacttAGGCAGAGGTTGATTAAGCCCGTATGTCAAGAGACGCTGCCTATTAAGGCTGATTTCCACAA GTATGTAGTGGAGTTGTTGACTGAGGCCGTGACTTTCATTGAGAAGTTGGAAAACCATTTGCAGACTGCAAAAATGATCCCTCAGGTACCAACCTTCATGAAGAATCTG GACATTGCTTTGACAAAAACAGAGGTGATGGTGACAGATTTGGAAGAGCTGACCGAGCAAATATTGCAGTGGAGAGAAGTGCAAAAAGAAGCATATTCTGACAGCATTTGCAATACTGCTGGATTGGACTTGGGCTTATCTACCTAA
- the LRRC57 gene encoding leucine-rich repeat-containing protein 57 — protein sequence MGNSALKAHLETAQKTGVFQLTGKGLTEFPEELQKLTSNLRTIDLSNNKIELLPPLIGKFSFLKSLVLNNNKLTVLPEELCKLKKLETLHLNGNHLKQLPAAFGQLAALKTLNLSGNQLRTVPTQLCGLRHLDVVDLSKNQIQNVPDSVGELQAIELNLNQNQISQISVQISHCPRLKVLRLEENCLELSMLPQSILSDSQISLLAVEGNLFEIKKLRELEGYDKYMERFTATKKKFA from the exons ATGGGAAACAGTGCATTAAAAGCCCACctggaaacagcacagaagacCGGTGTGTTCCAACTGACGGGAAAGGGACTCACAGAG TTTCCCgaagagctgcagaagctgaCGAGCAACTTAAGGACAATAGATTTGTCGAACAACAAAATAGAGCTTTTGCCACCACTCATtggaaaattttcctttttgaagagCCTTGttctaaacaacaacaaactga CTGTCCTACCTGAGGAGCTGTGTAAACTGAAAAAACTGGAAACACTGCACTTGAATGGCAATCACTTGAAGCAGCTACCAGCTGCATTTGGACAACTTGCAGCTCTCAAAACCTTGAATCTTTCTGGGAACCAGCTTCGGACTGTGCCTACACAACTCTGTGGTCTTCGCCACTTGGATGTGGTGGATCTTTCCAAAAACCAGATCCAAAATGTACCCGACAGTGTGGGAGAACTGCAGGCTATTGAACTCAATTTGAATCAGAACCAG ATTTCCCAGATCTCAGTGCAGATCTCACACTGCCCACGCCTCAAAGTCTTGCGTTTAGAAGAAAATTGTCTAGAACTTAGCATGCTTCCTCAGAGTATCCTCAGTGATTCCCAGATCTCACTGCTTGCAGTCGAAGGCAACCTCTTTGAAATCAAGAAACTCAGAGAACTGGAGGGTTATGACAAG tacaTGGAACGGTTTACAGCTACAAAGAAGAAGTTTGCATGA
- the SNAP23 gene encoding synaptosomal-associated protein 23 — translation MAELSPEEIQLKANQVTDESLESTRRILGLAIESHDVGLKTITMLDEQGEQLNRIEEGMDQINKDMREAEKTLTELNKCCGLCVCPCNRTKNFETTKTYRATWGDGTENSADHVISMQPRSINQQQQQNSRGPSGGYITRITNDAREDEMDENLTQVGNILGNLKNMALDMGNEIDAQNKQIDRINVKADTNRDRIEQANIRAKKLIDN, via the exons ATGGCTGAACTATCACCTGAAGAAATTCAGCTGAAGGCCAACCAGGTCACTGATGAG tCTTTGGAAAGCACAAGGAGAATTCTTGGCTTGGCCATTGAG TCCCATGATGTTGGCCTCAAGACTATCACCATGCTGGATGAACAAGGAG AACAACTAAATCGCATAGAAGAAGGCATGGACCAGATAAATAAGGACATGAGAGAAGCTGAGAAGACGTTGACAGAGCTCAACAAATGTTGTGGACTCTGTGTCTGTCCTTGCAACAG GACAAAGAACTTTGAGACTACCAAAACATACAGAGCAACCTGGGGAGATGGAACAGAGAACTCAGCAGATCATGTGATATCTATGCAACCAAGAAGCAtaaatcagcagcagcaacaaaattCTAGAGGACCAAGTGGTGGATACATTACAAG GATAACAAATGATGCCAGAGAAGATGAAATGGATGAAAATCTTACTCAAGTAGGAAACATTCTtgggaatttaaaaaatatggcTTTGGATATGGGCAATGAGATTGATGCACAGAATAAGCAAATAGACCGGATAAATGTAAAG gCAGATACAAATAGAGATCGCATTGAGCAGGCCAACATCAGAGCAAAGAAACTCATTGACAATTAG